The Nicotiana sylvestris chromosome 6, ASM39365v2, whole genome shotgun sequence genomic sequence ACTCGTTACCAATGCACTAAAATGGCTACTTAAATTTGGGTTTATTCATGCTAATTTAAGTATTTGAACTGAAATCCGCTGATAGTTATATATAATTTAGGGAGAGGCGGATAAGTTCTCGTGACTTCTTTTATCTAAACTTCTTGTTGTTTGACTAGTTGCCTCATAATACCAGTTGACcattaataaaaagaaaaaagaaaaaagcttCTTCTAATAATAAAGGAATAAACTGTACTTATTTTCTATTCCTACTACTGCGGCACGTGGATCATGACTAAAAAAGATGATAGGCTTATTTCAACCATATAatattaaattataattttatttaaaaagaaccatatatatatatatacttggtGCCCAAGTACCACCAACTCTATGGTCACTTGTTGTTCtgaatattttaaatattaaGGACCATACTTTGATTTTCCAAGTAGCACTAACTCTGTTGTAACTTTCATGTGCttacaaatattttaaaatgGACCATACTTGGTGTCCAAGTAAAATTAACTATATGGTCACTATAAGATGCTTATACTGAACCAATATCTAATTCATCTTTATCTCTCCTTCTAATCAAAACTTTTGTGTTTCTCAgtcctttatttctttttttggcACATCTTAAGTGAAATTTTTATGTGCTCTCTTTAATCAAAGGGTTTCTATTGCTAGTTCTCGAACCAGATATATATCTCTGATTAATTAAGAGCAGAAGATTCGAACCATCCCACCACACCTTTCGGCCAAGATGGATGTCCCCGACACACAACAAAATTATGATAAACAAAGTGAACTAAAAGCCTTTGACGACACAAAAGCTGGTGTCAAAGGGCTAATTGATGCTGGGATTACTAAAGTACCTCGAATATTTATTCATCCAGAGGCCTTAGAAAACCCCTCGAGCCCCAGAAAAACACGTTTTATTTTCCCATTAATAGACCTTCAAAACATCAATAAAAATCCTATCAAGCACAAAGAAATAGTAAATAAAATTCGAGATGCATCGGAGACATGGGGTTTCTTTCAAGTGATCAATCATGGAATTCCAGTGTCAGTACTAGATGAAATGTTGCGAGGAGCACGTCGTTTTCACGAGCAAGAAATCGATGTTAAGAAGCCATACTATAGTCGAGATGTGGCAAGGAAGGTGATGTATAACTGCAATTTTGATTTGTTTAGTGAGAAAGCTTTAGCAGCAAATTGGAGAGACTCACTTTATTCTGTTATGGCTCCAAATTCTGCTAAGCCAGAGGAGTTGCCTGAGACGTGCAGGTACTTTTTTCGAGTTTAACTTTTATTCACTGATAATTAAAAACATGTAATGTCATAATAATTGCAATTAATAATCTGGAAAACCAGTTAAATACATTAATATTGGTTGTTGTTGGCCCGGGGGAGTTATAATGTCGGTGAATATAAGTTcaattattttctgaaaactaACTTCATCTGTTTCATTTTATATGacactttttcttttattattttctctATCAAGCTAAATTTTCAATCATTACGTTGTTAATATAGTATACAAGTAAACTTAATATCTTAAAGTTCAATTGGAATTCTGTCCTATAAAATTAGAAAGAGGAAGTAATTAGGAGCATGATACAATGAACTAAAGAAATTTTGCTTTCACATCTTTTAGTATCAAATAATCCCTCTCCTAAAATATCTGAGCTACTCGGGTAAAGTTACTGTCATTTGACCAGAAGTTTACGTGTTCGAGACGGGGAAATAGCCTCTTACACAAATACAGGGTAAAAttgcatacaatagacccttgggGTCTGGCCCTTTCCCGAACCCCGCGATAGCAAAAGCTTAGTGCACCGAGCTGACGATAGTTCATGGTTCTTTTATGCTATTAGATAATTTAACCTAGAATAACAGGTAATTGTTTTATAAGAAAACACATATGGTAACTAAAGAATAGAATAATAACACGTTACAATGTGTTAGtatgacaacaacaataatagATCCAGTGTAATCCTACACGTGGCCGGATctagggaggatagtgtgtacgtaaACTTTATCCCTACTTATGAAGGTATAAAGACACTATTTCCGATAAATCCTCCGCTCAATAATAAAACGTGTTAGTGCGATTTGTGTATATAATATAAAATTCCATTTTAATTTATCAACTTTACTTGCATTCTTGCAGGGAAATTGTAATAGAGTACTCAGATCATGTGATGAAATTGGGGTGCAATTTGCTTGAGTTATTATCAGAGGGTCTTGGTCTCAAACCTAATCATCTCAAAGAAATGGACTGTGCTGAGGGACTTGGCATTTTGTGTAATTATTATCCAGCATGTCCACAACCCGAACTTGCAATAGGCACAAGCAGACATGCAGATAATGATTTTTTCACAGTACTTCTACAAGATGATTTTGGAGGACTTCAAGTTTTTCACCAAAATCATTGGGTTGATGTTCCTCCTATCCATGGAGCTTTAGTTATCAATATTGGTGATATTCTCCAGGCAAGTCTTTTGTATTCTTTACTTCTTGACCTTTTGTTTAGGGTCAGCTTCGTGTACGAAGTATTCCGCGTTCACGCAGGGTTCGGGAAAAGGTTGTACCTGCACTGATGCAAGCATCAAGGGCTAGTTTCACGGCTCGAACTCGTAACCTATAGGTTACACGGAGACAACTTTAATGTTGCTCCAAAGTTCCCCTTCACTTCTTGACCTTTTGTTTAGGGAGCGTCCCGGGGCACGAAGCATCCCGCGTTCATGTAGGTCTATGAAAAGACTGCACCCCAAGGGGTATGATGTAGACAGCCTACCTTGATGCAAGCATCAGGGCTAGTTTCACGACTCGAATCCGTAACTTATAGGTCACACGAAGACaattttaccgttgctccaagacTCCCCTTCACTTCTTGACCTTATGTTTACGCATATACTTTACGGATAGTCATCCAACTATTGAATTATTGTATCAAAGTCATAATACTAGTTTTTTTAATTGAAGAAATAACTCAATTATACACATATcatagaaaataaaatgaaaaacagaaaatgCTAGTCCGGTCCTGGAAACACAAGTGGCCGCTACATAACAacttagagggtgtttggctaagcttataagctggtcaaattggcttataagcactttttggcttatctacgcgtttggtaaaattaaaagtgcttataagccaaaaataagccaaaagtcataagCTGGTCTCCCctaacttatcaaatttcagcttataagcactttaggtttgaccaaaaaatttactattctatccctaaaatactttttttttaaaacaaaactcttcatATGTCAGTTCTTCAattgcttattattaatttcagcacttttatccaaacacataactacttattttttaaatcagcttcaacacttaaaagtgcttttgagCACCTAATActtatcagctactc encodes the following:
- the LOC104242728 gene encoding 1-aminocyclopropane-1-carboxylate oxidase homolog, whose protein sequence is MDVPDTQQNYDKQSELKAFDDTKAGVKGLIDAGITKVPRIFIHPEALENPSSPRKTRFIFPLIDLQNINKNPIKHKEIVNKIRDASETWGFFQVINHGIPVSVLDEMLRGARRFHEQEIDVKKPYYSRDVARKVMYNCNFDLFSEKALAANWRDSLYSVMAPNSAKPEELPETCREIVIEYSDHVMKLGCNLLELLSEGLGLKPNHLKEMDCAEGLGILCNYYPACPQPELAIGTSRHADNDFFTVLLQDDFGGLQVFHQNHWVDVPPIHGALVINIGDILQLISNDKYKSIEHRVLANKVGPRISVASFFGTGPLASSRIYGPIKELLSEDNPPKYRETTMKDFFEYSSQKGLDGNSNLSYYRI